A window from Carassius carassius chromosome 40, fCarCar2.1, whole genome shotgun sequence encodes these proteins:
- the LOC132122079 gene encoding interferon regulatory factor 8-like: MASGRIRSTRRLRSWIVEQVNSGKYLGLVWDNPEKTMFRIPWKHAGKQDFRTEEDAAIFKAWAEFKGKLLENGNSDPASWKTRLRCALNKSPEFCEVTERSQLDISEPYKVYRLVPLEEQGVVKVKKENGGKPVRSRRRKHSESEPDEEQIACQKIIKEEVIVPQSINMSAHEIIPHTGREITLQAEVETNSLKTDNNTEDIQVNFTIEAVEKRVLHSFHITVHYIGQEVLRREIMANDVRIAYLPPSPVPPSPLSLNGTGFHRIPLPDPPLDMSSNPSLAPRLTALNKLLPFMESGIVLTSTGGGIYAKRFCQGRVFWKGPHNTTTGPCKMERASEPTQLFSKDIFKRELDAFRSGGKQPQSEITLCFGEELDDGDNINDKHIIIKISIPWVESQIEEVKTLRDSIAILKSLASQSPTGEVTLNIVEVLQQ; encoded by the exons ATGGCATCTGGAAGAATTCGTTCCACACGTCGCCTGCGTTCCTGGATAGtggaacag GTGAACAGTGGGAAGTATCTTGGCCTAGTGTGGGACAACCCTGAGAAAACCATGTTTCGTATCCCATGGAAACATGCAGGAAAACAAGATTTCCGTACTGAGGAGGATGCAGCTATATTCAAG gcTTGGGCAGAGTTTAAAGGGAAGCTTTTGGAGAATGGAAATTCAGACCCTGCATCCTGGAAAACTCGCCTTCGCTGTGCCCTCAacaaaagtccagagttttgtgaGGTCACTGAAAGGTCACAGCTGGACATCTCAGAACCCTACAAGGTGTATCGCCTCGTACCACTAGAAGAACAAG GAGTggtgaaagtgaaaaaagagaATGGAGGAAAGCCAGTGAGGAGCAGGAGAAGGAAACACAGTGAATCCGAGCCAGATGAGGAGCAGATTGCATGCCAGAAAATAATCAAAGAGGAGGTTATTGTGCCCCAGTCCATCAACATG AGTGCACATGAAATCATCCCACACACAGGAAGAGAAATCACACTCCAAGCAGAGGTGGAGACAAACTCCTTGAAGACTGACAACA ACACTGAAGATATCCAAGTAAACTTCACCATTGAAGCAGTCGAGAAGAGAG TGCTGCATTCTTTCCACATAACCGTGCACTACATTGGGCAGGAGGTCCTGCGGCGAGAAATAATGGCTAACGATGTTCGGATCGCTTACCTGCCTCCTTCACCTGTCCCTCCATCTCCACTGTCTCTAAACGGCACTGGCTTCCATCGAATCCCACTCCCAGACCCCCCATTAGACATGAGCTCCAACCCCAGCCTTGCCCCACGTTTGACAGCTCTTAACAAATTGCTGCCCTTCATGGAGAGTGGAATAGTCCTGACCTCCACAGGAGGAGGCATCTATGCCAAGCGCTTCTGTCAGGGGCGGGTGTTCTGGAAAGGACCACATAACACCACCACAGGACCCTGTAAAATGGAGAGAGCAAGTGAGCCCACCCAGCTGTTCAGCAAGGATATATTCAAACGGG AGTTGGACGCTTTCCGCAGCGGAGGAAAACAACCTCAAAGTGAGATCACGCTGTGTTTTGGAGAAGAGCTGGATGATGGAGATAACATCAATGATAAACACATCATCATTAAG atttCTATCCCCTGGGTTGAGTCGCAGATAGAAGAGGTCAAGACCCTCAGAGACTCTATTGCAATTCTCAAAAGTCTGGCCAGCCAGTCTCCTACAGGCGAAGTGACGCTAAACATTGTTGAAGTATTGCAACAGTAA